A window of the Teredinibacter franksiae genome harbors these coding sequences:
- a CDS encoding HU family DNA-binding protein: MNKSELVEAIAASADISKAAAGRALDAVTESIASALKEGDQVALVGFGTFLVKERAARTGRNPQTGAPIEIAAAKIPSFKAGKALKDAVN, encoded by the coding sequence GTGAATAAGTCAGAGTTGGTTGAAGCCATTGCAGCTTCCGCAGATATTTCTAAAGCAGCAGCCGGTCGAGCTCTCGATGCCGTAACTGAATCAATCGCTAGTGCCCTCAAAGAAGGTGACCAGGTTGCATTAGTTGGGTTTGGTACGTTTTTGGTAAAAGAACGAGCCGCTCGTACCGGTCGCAATCCTCAAACAGGTGCGCCTATTGAGATTGCAGCCGCGAAGATCCCAAGCTTTAAAGCTGGCAAAGCGTTGAAGGACGCCGTCAACTAA